A window from Fundidesulfovibrio soli encodes these proteins:
- a CDS encoding cyclic nucleotide-binding domain-containing protein, with product MDVRWKDIGLLRGLDEDALAKVRPIFEPRQVGAGTRVIVENEPGEEMFVLVQGRVRIVKSMLLPVDAAALGGLDPTKVLATLTGEALPFFGEMGLISDNPRSATVETLEPSTFLVTDRARLFDLVRREPELGCRLLTALAARMADLVRSGNQQVMKLTTALALVLSGKK from the coding sequence ATGGACGTACGCTGGAAAGACATCGGCTTGCTGCGCGGCCTTGACGAGGACGCCCTGGCCAAGGTGCGCCCCATCTTCGAGCCGCGCCAGGTCGGGGCCGGCACCCGCGTGATCGTGGAGAACGAGCCCGGGGAGGAGATGTTCGTGCTGGTCCAGGGGCGGGTGCGTATCGTCAAGTCCATGCTACTGCCCGTTGACGCCGCCGCCCTGGGCGGCCTGGACCCGACCAAGGTGCTGGCCACCCTCACCGGGGAGGCGCTGCCCTTCTTCGGGGAGATGGGCCTGATCTCCGACAACCCGCGCTCCGCCACAGTGGAGACGCTGGAGCCCTCGACCTTCCTGGTCACGGACAGGGCCCGGCTCTTCGATCTGGTGCGCCGCGAGCCCGAGCTGGGCTGCCGCCTGCTCACCGCTCTGGCCGCGCGCATGGCCGACCTTGTGCGCTCCGGCAACCAGCAGGTCATGAAGCTGACCACCGCCCTGGCCTTGGTGCTCTCCGGCAAGAAATGA